In Miscanthus floridulus cultivar M001 unplaced genomic scaffold, ASM1932011v1 fs_911_1_2, whole genome shotgun sequence, one genomic interval encodes:
- the LOC136533538 gene encoding osmotin-like protein: protein MVTSSKTQEALALMSLAVLANAAAAAGDASSCAKLTLNNLCPYPVWPLVTANAGYPSVAGTDARLDGNGEGLVTMALPQGAWSGRVVARTGCVDDGMACGDDCSPPQCETGNASPGTVAQVSVGGLAMYSVSLVDGFNVPMVVTPHDFAAGVQCPTLGCVVDLTQDQECCPAGARAPQGSCGPGGTQAALFKAKCPDTRTTSTDVEATPQDCIAPSELKVVFCPARECTASLCFFNTFCKLILNLTLFYFFFPKLTLLPVPISLARRNACAAPCMVARREG, encoded by the coding sequence CGTCCAAGACGCAGGAAGCTCTGGCCTTGATGTCACTCGCCGTGctcgccaacgccgccgccgctgcaggcGATGCGTCGTCCTGCGCCAAGCTCACCCTGAACAACCTCTGTCCTTACCCGGTCTGGCCGCTCGTCACCGCCAACGCCGGGTACCCCTCCGTCGCCGGCACCGACGCCCGCCTCGACGGGAACGGCGAGGGCCTGGTGACCATGGCGCTGCCGCAAGGCGCGTGGTCGGGCCGTGTGGTGGCGCGCACAGGGTGCGTTGACGATGGCATGGCGTGCGGCGACGATTGCAGCCCTCCGCAGTGCGAGACCGGCAACGCGTCGCCGGGGACGGTGGCGCAGGTGAGCGTGGGCGGGCTGGCGATGTACAGCGTGAGCCTGGTGGACGGGTTCAACGTGCCCATGGTGGTGACGCCGCACGACTTCGCGGCGGGGGTGCAGTGCCCGACGCTGGGGTGCGTCGTGGACCTCACCCAGGACCAGGAGTGCTGCCCCGCCGGCGCCAGGGCGCCCCAGGGCAGCTGCGGACCCGGGGGCACGCAAGCGGCGCTGTTCAAGGCCAAGTGTCCCGACACGAGGACAACCTCGACGGACGTCGAGGCAACGCCGCAGGACTGCATCGCGCCCAGCGAGCTCAAGGTCGTCTTCTGCCCGGCACGGGAGTGCACGGCCAGTTTgtgtttttttaacactttttgtaaactaattttaaatctaacattgttttattttttttttccaaaactaacacttttaccCGTGCCTATTTCCCTGGCGCGTCGAAACgcatgtgccgcgccatgcatggtggcgcggcgagagggataA